A genomic stretch from Edaphobacter aggregans includes:
- a CDS encoding DUF1269 domain-containing protein has product MDRMLVVVFDNESKAYEGKKALLQLDSEGSISVYGYAVVAKNADGTASIKQGDDAGPLGTLAGTALGSLIGVLGGPVGLAIGATAGFAGGMTGDLLNAGVGDDFIDDVSKVLLPTKVAVVAEIEEDWTTPVDTRMESIGGVVFRRALSDVVHQVHQENVASMKADMVQLKAEHAQAHASRKAKLQEKINQLDSKIQAQLQAAKDRRQAAERTAQAKVQILKAKAGVAEAAAR; this is encoded by the coding sequence ATGGACCGCATGCTAGTAGTGGTATTTGACAATGAGAGCAAAGCGTATGAGGGGAAGAAAGCACTCTTGCAGCTGGATTCTGAAGGCAGCATCAGCGTGTACGGTTACGCCGTAGTTGCTAAAAATGCAGACGGCACTGCATCGATCAAACAAGGTGACGACGCCGGCCCGCTTGGGACTCTTGCCGGGACCGCACTGGGAAGCCTCATCGGTGTTCTGGGTGGACCGGTTGGACTGGCGATCGGCGCGACTGCCGGATTTGCCGGCGGGATGACAGGGGATCTGTTGAATGCTGGTGTTGGCGACGACTTCATCGATGACGTCTCCAAGGTCCTGCTGCCGACCAAGGTCGCCGTGGTTGCGGAGATCGAAGAAGACTGGACGACACCCGTTGACACCCGTATGGAATCGATCGGTGGCGTAGTTTTTCGTCGCGCTCTGTCGGACGTGGTGCATCAGGTCCACCAAGAAAACGTCGCCTCGATGAAAGCCGACATGGTGCAGTTGAAGGCCGAACACGCGCAGGCGCACGCCAGCCGCAAGGCCAAACTCCAGGAAAAGATCAACCAGCTCGACTCGAAGATTCAAGCTCAGTTGCAGGCGGCCAAAGACAGACGTCAGGCAGCAGAGCGCACGGCTCAAGCTAAGGTGCAAATACTCAAAGCCAAGGCTGGGGTCGCCGAAGCTGCGGCTCGCTAA
- a CDS encoding DUF1269 domain-containing protein: MSQLIVVGFKKDMYRASEVLNQLQNLDDDWVVDLHDAVAAYRDYNGKLRIDQSYQMTTGEGAGWGGLMGSLIGLTLAIPFTGGATAPAAGALAGGALGAGAGAMDAAWWKDEFGIPDDFVSQVGTMVQPGDSAIFALLRTANPDIVADQFRGYGGTILSTTLSRGQQAKVENVLHNKAA; encoded by the coding sequence ATGTCACAACTCATAGTCGTTGGTTTCAAGAAAGATATGTACCGCGCATCGGAGGTACTTAATCAGTTGCAGAATTTGGACGATGATTGGGTGGTCGATCTTCACGACGCCGTCGCCGCCTATCGTGACTACAACGGCAAGCTCCGGATAGACCAGAGCTACCAGATGACCACAGGTGAGGGCGCGGGATGGGGCGGTCTGATGGGCTCTCTGATCGGGCTCACCCTCGCCATTCCCTTCACTGGTGGGGCAACCGCTCCGGCGGCCGGGGCTCTCGCCGGCGGCGCGCTTGGAGCGGGAGCAGGCGCAATGGATGCCGCCTGGTGGAAAGATGAATTCGGCATTCCCGACGATTTCGTCAGCCAGGTCGGAACGATGGTCCAACCCGGAGACTCGGCGATCTTTGCGCTTCTTCGCACCGCCAATCCCGACATCGTGGCAGATCAATTCCGCGGCTACGGCGGCACCATTCTCAGCACAACCCTAAGTCGTGGTCAGCAGGCCAAGGTAGAGAACGTTCTCCACAACAAGGCTGCCTAG
- a CDS encoding M48 family metallopeptidase — MGKEVFNELKAKGEIIESSPLYDQLKPIADAITRAAQPRYNHPFKFYLVHETQPNAFATPGGNVYVVDSLLYFVKNKEQLAGTLCHEVSHTIHHDTVELMEKREKIKEREIGAAILMGPTRAHILAIALLGKLHSLGYSRDVESRADLTGSDVCAQTGYNPWGLVWLFQDFESANPNEIPQLLSDHPDDQNRINVLEHHFRQNPSVFGKFNPDPKSATPFAVPKNTAEVFLH, encoded by the coding sequence ATGGGAAAGGAGGTCTTCAACGAACTGAAGGCCAAGGGAGAAATCATCGAATCCTCTCCTCTGTACGACCAGTTGAAGCCAATTGCGGATGCTATTACTCGAGCGGCACAGCCGCGCTATAACCATCCCTTCAAGTTCTACCTGGTTCACGAGACACAACCGAACGCCTTCGCTACTCCGGGTGGCAATGTTTATGTGGTTGACTCGCTGCTGTACTTCGTAAAGAACAAGGAGCAACTCGCCGGAACACTGTGCCACGAAGTCTCACATACCATCCATCACGACACCGTTGAGCTAATGGAGAAGCGGGAGAAAATCAAGGAACGTGAGATCGGTGCTGCAATACTCATGGGGCCCACTCGAGCCCACATCCTGGCGATCGCTTTGCTCGGCAAACTGCACTCGCTTGGCTACTCGCGAGACGTGGAGTCGCGAGCGGACCTGACAGGTTCGGATGTTTGTGCCCAAACCGGATACAACCCGTGGGGATTGGTATGGCTCTTCCAGGATTTCGAGAGTGCCAATCCCAACGAGATACCCCAGCTTCTATCCGACCATCCCGACGATCAAAACCGAATCAATGTACTCGAACATCATTTCCGCCAGAACCCTTCGGTCTTCGGAAAATTCAACCCGGACCCGAAGTCGGCAACACCGTTTGCCGTTCCCAAGAACACGGCAGAGGTCTTTTTGCACTAA
- a CDS encoding HdeD family acid-resistance protein: protein MAYNSSLFAAGIEEIRKSWGWFLVSGIVLMVLGAVCIVKAQTATTFSILALGWVLTISGVMWLVNSLQAWTWGGFFVYLLNALIRGVTGYLLIRHPDAGAAGVTMVLAVLFIVGGLFRVGGASAIQFPRWGWTVFAGVVSTVLGISLLIAWPTASSYFIGIAVGTDLIFDGAALLGFAGAIHSLPAAQTRIA, encoded by the coding sequence ATGGCCTACAATTCTAGTTTATTCGCAGCCGGCATCGAGGAGATCAGGAAATCCTGGGGCTGGTTCCTCGTATCCGGCATTGTGCTGATGGTGCTCGGCGCGGTGTGTATCGTCAAGGCGCAGACCGCGACGACTTTCTCGATCCTGGCGCTGGGCTGGGTGCTTACCATCAGCGGAGTTATGTGGCTCGTGAACTCCTTGCAGGCCTGGACATGGGGAGGATTCTTTGTGTATCTGCTGAATGCGCTTATACGCGGGGTAACCGGATATCTCCTGATTCGCCACCCAGACGCAGGAGCAGCAGGCGTCACGATGGTCCTCGCTGTGCTGTTTATCGTAGGAGGGCTATTCCGCGTAGGCGGGGCGAGTGCCATACAGTTCCCAAGATGGGGGTGGACGGTGTTCGCCGGAGTTGTCTCTACCGTACTCGGTATCTCTCTTTTGATCGCCTGGCCTACGGCTAGTTCCTACTTCATTGGCATCGCAGTTGGTACCGACCTCATCTTTGACGGCGCGGCCTTACTAGGATTCGCCGGTGCCATTCACAGCTTGCCTGCAGCGCAAACCAGGATAGCTTGA
- a CDS encoding carboxymuconolactone decarboxylase family protein has protein sequence MTNREAGINVVREMMGDQAAAKLSASADSNTFGAPIAAYAVDQVFADIWTRPGLDRRSRSLVSMSVMIAMRQPHEFAIHMGAGLNNGLTLKEIEEVLIQALPYVGYPAIATALAAAAEVIKEHGLDVDENYAGHRGLL, from the coding sequence ATGACGAATAGAGAAGCCGGAATCAATGTAGTCCGCGAAATGATGGGCGACCAGGCGGCCGCAAAACTCAGCGCTTCCGCTGACTCAAACACCTTCGGTGCCCCGATCGCTGCCTACGCGGTCGACCAGGTCTTTGCGGATATCTGGACTCGTCCCGGTCTGGACAGGCGCTCCCGCAGCCTGGTTTCGATGTCCGTCATGATTGCGATGCGTCAGCCCCATGAATTCGCCATCCACATGGGGGCCGGGCTCAATAACGGCCTCACATTGAAAGAAATCGAGGAAGTTCTCATCCAGGCGCTGCCATACGTTGGCTATCCTGCCATTGCAACAGCACTGGCTGCTGCTGCCGAAGTCATCAAGGAGCATGGTCTGGACGTCGACGAAAACTACGCTGGCCACCGCGGTCTGCTTTGA
- a CDS encoding SDR family NAD(P)-dependent oxidoreductase, with protein MTDNTSTALITGGTSGIGLATAKKLAQLGIHVLVVGRNAERGKKAVDEIRTAGGKADFISSELLGADSAREVARKAIELGSGHVDILINNAGIYPFGPTHDMTEEQFDRVFSTNVKAPYFLVAAIAPLMAERGKGAIVNLSTMAADYGAPGMSLYGSSKAAVNLLTKTWAAEYGPKGVRVNTVSPGPTRTEGTDAMREGLEQLAAQAPAGRPAAAEEIAEAIVFLATDRASFIYGAKLAVDGGRTAI; from the coding sequence ATGACAGACAATACTTCGACAGCGCTTATAACGGGTGGAACGAGCGGAATCGGTCTCGCGACAGCCAAGAAACTCGCTCAGCTTGGTATTCACGTTTTGGTTGTGGGGCGAAATGCGGAACGCGGGAAGAAGGCAGTCGACGAAATTCGGACCGCAGGAGGAAAAGCGGATTTTATTTCCTCCGAGCTTCTAGGCGCAGACAGCGCTCGCGAAGTAGCCAGGAAAGCGATCGAACTCGGAAGTGGCCATGTCGATATTCTCATCAACAATGCAGGCATCTATCCTTTTGGACCTACGCATGATATGACGGAAGAGCAGTTTGACCGCGTGTTTTCAACAAACGTGAAGGCGCCATATTTTCTGGTCGCAGCGATTGCTCCACTTATGGCCGAGAGAGGCAAAGGGGCAATCGTGAATCTTTCGACGATGGCTGCAGATTACGGAGCGCCCGGGATGAGCCTCTACGGTTCGAGCAAGGCCGCCGTCAATCTGTTGACGAAAACCTGGGCTGCCGAGTATGGGCCTAAGGGTGTCCGCGTGAACACAGTGAGTCCCGGACCTACGCGCACGGAGGGCACGGATGCGATGAGGGAGGGTCTCGAACAGCTAGCCGCCCAGGCGCCCGCAGGACGTCCGGCAGCAGCCGAGGAAATTGCAGAAGCGATTGTCTTCCTGGCTACAGATCGCGCCAGCTTCATTTACGGCGCAAAACTCGCCGTGGATGGAGGGCGCACCGCCATCTGA
- a CDS encoding ParB/RepB/Spo0J family partition protein, with the protein METTILNATEYRNVSLSLLSESKTNPRRIFEDAALRELADSIRSQGVLSPLLIRPLTEKSFEIVAGARRFRAAQIAEVPTVPVRIVNLSDAEALEAQLIENLQRRDVHPLEEAQGFRALLNLEEPKYSVEQIAAKTGKSPAYVTTRLKLTELSAPVIEAFYAEEIGVGHPLLLAKLQPGQQEAALAACFREDWQGGSGKQKRILLPLRNLQFWIDSNILLILKDAPFDKKDGQLVPAAGSCIDCPKRTGHNKLLFSDLGKQDACTDPTCYQSKVETHVVKIIAAKPQLVQISTAYGQQKEGNTTLPRNKYTEIRADKPSSKEEAKRPEFKTCKFTSEAIVTEGEDVGTFHKVCANPTCPVHHPKQSTSRDDAKWKAEQEKQRREQAIANTVGLRVLSAIGSAVPVRLMKRDLLSVTERLLFLIDENRVEMLARQHGIRQKRNDGGVKKTFTAFVRRADEGTLSRLVVEASILLAASRGNPTVILKEAAASYKVDTDAITTKVRQEFAAKEKAKKAPQPVVKNATKAA; encoded by the coding sequence ATGGAAACCACCATCCTCAATGCCACCGAATACCGCAATGTCTCCCTTTCGCTTCTCAGCGAGTCCAAGACCAACCCCCGCCGCATCTTCGAAGATGCGGCCCTTAGGGAACTGGCCGACAGTATCCGCAGCCAGGGTGTCCTCTCTCCCCTTCTCATTCGGCCCCTCACCGAAAAGAGCTTTGAGATCGTCGCCGGGGCAAGGCGTTTTCGCGCCGCGCAGATCGCCGAGGTTCCGACCGTCCCCGTCCGCATTGTCAACCTCTCCGATGCTGAGGCCCTCGAAGCGCAGTTGATCGAGAACCTGCAACGGCGCGACGTGCATCCTCTCGAAGAGGCACAGGGCTTTCGCGCTCTTCTTAATCTTGAAGAACCAAAATACAGTGTCGAGCAGATCGCCGCGAAGACGGGCAAGAGTCCGGCCTATGTCACTACCCGCCTCAAACTCACCGAACTGTCTGCACCCGTCATCGAGGCGTTTTACGCCGAGGAAATCGGCGTCGGACATCCTCTCCTGCTGGCGAAGCTCCAACCCGGCCAGCAGGAAGCCGCTCTCGCCGCTTGCTTCCGTGAGGACTGGCAAGGTGGCAGCGGCAAACAGAAACGCATCCTCTTGCCCCTCCGCAATCTTCAATTCTGGATTGATAGCAACATCCTTCTCATTCTCAAAGACGCACCGTTTGACAAGAAGGACGGCCAATTAGTGCCAGCCGCAGGAAGCTGCATCGATTGCCCCAAACGCACAGGCCACAACAAGCTCCTGTTTTCCGACCTCGGCAAACAGGATGCTTGCACCGACCCAACCTGCTACCAATCGAAGGTCGAGACGCATGTCGTCAAGATCATCGCTGCGAAGCCGCAGCTGGTTCAAATCAGCACAGCCTACGGCCAGCAGAAGGAAGGTAACACCACTCTCCCCCGCAACAAGTACACCGAGATTCGCGCCGACAAGCCGTCCTCAAAAGAAGAGGCCAAGCGGCCCGAGTTCAAGACCTGCAAATTCACCAGCGAGGCCATCGTCACCGAAGGCGAGGATGTGGGCACCTTTCACAAGGTATGCGCGAACCCGACCTGCCCGGTTCATCATCCGAAGCAGTCCACGAGCCGGGACGATGCGAAGTGGAAGGCCGAACAGGAGAAGCAGCGCAGGGAACAGGCGATTGCCAATACGGTTGGCCTTCGCGTTCTAAGCGCCATTGGCTCCGCCGTCCCTGTGCGTCTGATGAAACGCGACTTGCTGTCAGTGACCGAGCGCCTCTTGTTCCTGATAGATGAGAACCGCGTAGAGATGCTGGCGCGGCAGCACGGTATCCGGCAGAAGCGCAACGATGGCGGCGTCAAGAAGACCTTCACTGCCTTCGTTCGCCGGGCGGATGAGGGGACACTCTCGCGGTTGGTGGTCGAAGCCAGCATCTTGCTGGCAGCCTCGCGCGGCAACCCGACCGTCATCCTCAAGGAAGCCGCTGCCTCCTACAAGGTGGACACAGACGCCATCACCACCAAAGTTCGGCAGGAGTTTGCCGCAAAGGAGAAGGCAAAAAAGGCGCCACAACCAGTCGTCAAGAACGCAACGAAAGCAGCCTAA
- a CDS encoding DUF6908 domain-containing protein — protein MQTLLRIVEKAGGFRPSLYLSIENPPFLALVVEALGESGPLGLPAISAAHYGTQNGDPMRDPEMCFEIAKPLGGTLSLDPFYWRNDYVAVEQFSRSIVRGHYVALPDLHRQHQQFALQWDNNLRMQGFLEAFSDKSIRG, from the coding sequence ATGCAGACCCTCCTTCGCATCGTAGAGAAGGCCGGAGGATTCCGGCCTAGTCTCTATCTCTCCATCGAGAACCCGCCCTTTCTGGCCCTCGTGGTGGAAGCGTTGGGCGAGTCGGGGCCGCTCGGCCTTCCGGCAATCTCTGCCGCACACTACGGCACACAGAACGGCGATCCCATGCGCGACCCCGAGATGTGTTTCGAGATAGCGAAACCTCTCGGCGGCACACTCTCCCTCGACCCTTTCTATTGGCGCAACGACTATGTGGCCGTCGAGCAGTTCTCCCGCTCCATAGTGCGCGGCCACTATGTCGCTTTGCCCGATCTCCATCGACAACACCAACAGTTCGCCCTGCAATGGGACAACAACCTCCGGATGCAGGGTTTTCTTGAAGCGTTCTCGGATAAGTCCATTCGTGGCTAG
- a CDS encoding ArdC family protein translates to MKTTNSTITPISENPIQPQPRQTAKELIAANVKSLIEQLEAGHSDALTAYLDAMSRFHNYSFGNILEIARQRPDATRVAGMYAWNQLGRKVKKGERGIRILAPIVGVKRKKDEEAEKDIIKQNTRVLVGFRNAYVFDVSQTEGAELPSMREMSGEVGENRARLISFINKQNIELVFTENIAPALGMSYGGRIAILPGQSEAEEFSTLVHELAHEMLEHAKRRTTTTKMVRETEAESIAFVVGKAVGLNTGTASADYIHLYHGNASLLAESLEVIQQTSAVILAALQPSGNETMPDAELAQVA, encoded by the coding sequence ATGAAGACCACCAACAGTACCATCACCCCCATCAGCGAAAACCCTATACAGCCGCAGCCACGGCAGACCGCCAAAGAACTTATCGCTGCCAACGTGAAGAGCCTCATCGAGCAGCTCGAAGCAGGACACAGCGATGCACTCACGGCCTATCTCGACGCAATGAGCCGCTTCCATAATTACTCATTTGGAAACATCTTGGAGATCGCACGGCAGAGGCCGGATGCGACCCGCGTTGCCGGAATGTACGCATGGAACCAGCTTGGCCGGAAGGTCAAGAAAGGCGAGCGCGGCATCCGCATCCTCGCTCCTATCGTCGGCGTCAAGCGCAAGAAGGACGAAGAAGCCGAGAAGGACATCATCAAGCAGAACACCCGTGTTCTCGTCGGCTTTCGCAATGCCTATGTCTTTGACGTATCGCAGACCGAGGGCGCAGAGCTTCCCTCCATGCGCGAGATGAGCGGAGAGGTCGGCGAGAATCGAGCCCGTCTTATCTCGTTCATCAACAAACAGAACATTGAGCTTGTCTTTACCGAGAACATCGCTCCCGCCCTTGGCATGAGTTATGGCGGCAGAATTGCCATTCTCCCCGGCCAATCCGAGGCGGAGGAGTTCTCCACCCTTGTGCATGAACTAGCGCACGAAATGTTGGAACATGCCAAACGCCGCACGACTACGACCAAGATGGTGCGGGAGACCGAGGCCGAATCCATCGCATTTGTTGTTGGCAAGGCGGTTGGCCTGAACACCGGAACTGCCTCCGCTGATTACATCCACCTCTATCATGGCAATGCTTCCCTACTGGCCGAGAGCTTGGAAGTCATTCAGCAGACGTCAGCCGTCATCCTAGCCGCATTGCAGCCGTCCGGAAATGAGACGATGCCCGATGCAGAACTGGCGCAGGTGGCGTAA
- a CDS encoding alpha/beta hydrolase, whose amino-acid sequence MSNSMKPLQVVVRISQSLCIVLLLLTCRVLSAQNQEHRVRNIVLVHGAWADGSGWKGVYEILVKDGYNVSVVQEPETSFKDDVAATKRVLALQDGPSILVAHSYGGSVITEAGTDPSVVGLVYVAAHMPDAGENEGDDGKRFPSDLAKSGAIKKTPDGFTYIDPAQFHELFAADLPADRAAFMARSQVLNFADNFSATITTAAWRTKPSWMIVSGSDRTINPDLERWYAKRAGSHTVEVAGASHCVYVSHPMQVADVIESAARAVSK is encoded by the coding sequence ATGAGTAATTCTATGAAGCCTTTGCAAGTGGTAGTGAGAATCTCTCAGTCCTTGTGCATCGTTTTGTTGCTGTTGACCTGCCGCGTGCTCTCAGCGCAGAACCAGGAGCATCGCGTTCGGAATATTGTTTTGGTGCACGGAGCCTGGGCAGATGGCTCTGGGTGGAAAGGCGTTTACGAAATTCTTGTAAAGGATGGCTACAACGTTAGTGTCGTTCAGGAGCCGGAGACGTCGTTCAAGGATGATGTGGCTGCGACGAAGCGTGTGCTCGCCCTGCAGGATGGACCGAGCATCCTTGTCGCCCACAGCTATGGGGGATCCGTGATTACAGAAGCAGGCACGGATCCATCAGTTGTCGGATTGGTTTACGTGGCAGCGCACATGCCAGATGCCGGGGAAAACGAAGGAGACGACGGGAAGCGCTTCCCGAGCGATCTCGCCAAATCGGGCGCCATAAAGAAAACGCCGGATGGCTTCACCTATATCGACCCGGCCCAATTTCATGAATTGTTCGCAGCTGACCTTCCCGCCGACCGAGCCGCATTCATGGCGCGCTCGCAGGTGCTCAATTTTGCAGACAATTTCTCAGCGACAATCACCACGGCTGCCTGGAGAACCAAACCGAGCTGGATGATCGTGTCAGGAAGCGATCGAACCATCAACCCTGACTTGGAGCGTTGGTATGCTAAGCGTGCCGGGAGCCACACAGTCGAAGTAGCAGGCGCCAGCCATTGCGTCTATGTGTCGCATCCCATGCAAGTTGCAGATGTAATCGAGAGCGCAGCACGTGCAGTCTCAAAGTAG
- a CDS encoding nuclear transport factor 2 family protein, which produces MAVPSERVREIFKGLEQGDGAAFFEHVADKVDWIVEGTHPLAGHYLSKQAFIAGTFAKLAKVLPEGTELHVENVLVSGDWAVVELHSLATAKNGLRFDNRYCWVCRFAGGEIAQVRAYLDSALVARLFQENPIPNQRITQ; this is translated from the coding sequence ATGGCCGTTCCATCCGAGCGTGTTCGCGAGATTTTCAAGGGGCTGGAGCAGGGCGATGGCGCCGCGTTTTTTGAGCATGTAGCCGACAAGGTGGACTGGATTGTGGAGGGAACGCACCCGCTTGCCGGTCATTACCTCAGCAAGCAGGCATTCATCGCAGGTACCTTCGCCAAACTGGCCAAGGTGCTGCCGGAGGGCACGGAGCTGCATGTTGAAAATGTACTCGTGAGCGGAGATTGGGCGGTAGTTGAATTGCATTCCCTGGCCACCGCGAAGAACGGGCTCAGATTCGACAATCGTTACTGCTGGGTCTGCCGGTTCGCGGGCGGCGAGATCGCGCAAGTACGTGCGTATCTGGATTCGGCTCTCGTGGCTCGGCTTTTTCAGGAGAACCCAATTCCAAACCAAAGAATAACCCAATAA
- a CDS encoding MmgE/PrpD family protein: MTTQVEALAQYAARAGFADLSQESRRQLPIHILDSLGCCIAALGAGPVQACREQVAEFGGNGPCALTGGGQANPIYAAFWHTALVRYLDFMDNFLAPTETCHTADNFGVALTITDYVGGSGRDLMLGVALGYTVQSRFVDHANFMSSGFDHTSQLAFSHNAAAGRLLGLSEQQIANAIAMAAVSDASFAVVRAKPLSQWKGLASAQSALGSMNALFLARRGVEGPLQVIEGPLGIDHLLRMKVNIDWDKQGYEGVVESTIKKYNSMIHTQSAVHCMVELASQNKIDPAKVISIEAEVFQLAYDFAGGGLYGVDKFIRTKEQADHSLPYLLAVALLDGDVMPAQFQPERIARADVQTLLKKVSVRPNQEYTAEYPAKMPAKITVRLLDGKIIEHEVQAYPGLASEPFTWEESVEKFDRLVAGRADEALCGEIKDAARSVENIQVRDLTKLLGAVKASQRGAASSGSSR; the protein is encoded by the coding sequence ATGACGACTCAAGTTGAAGCGCTTGCACAGTACGCCGCGCGCGCCGGATTCGCGGACCTCTCGCAGGAGTCGCGCAGGCAATTGCCGATTCACATCCTTGATTCGCTGGGTTGCTGTATCGCTGCGCTGGGTGCGGGCCCGGTGCAGGCGTGTCGCGAGCAAGTCGCCGAGTTCGGGGGCAACGGCCCGTGTGCGCTGACCGGCGGCGGACAGGCGAACCCGATCTACGCGGCGTTCTGGCACACGGCGCTGGTACGCTATCTGGACTTCATGGATAACTTCCTGGCGCCGACCGAGACTTGCCACACGGCGGATAATTTCGGCGTGGCTTTGACCATCACCGACTACGTGGGCGGCAGCGGCCGTGACTTGATGCTGGGCGTGGCTCTGGGCTACACGGTGCAGTCACGATTCGTCGATCACGCCAATTTCATGAGCAGCGGCTTCGACCACACTTCGCAACTGGCCTTCTCACATAATGCCGCAGCTGGACGGCTACTCGGCCTGAGCGAGCAGCAGATCGCGAACGCCATCGCTATGGCTGCGGTCAGCGATGCGTCCTTCGCTGTCGTTCGCGCGAAGCCGCTTTCGCAATGGAAAGGACTCGCCTCGGCACAGTCGGCGCTCGGCTCGATGAACGCGCTGTTCCTCGCACGACGAGGTGTGGAGGGTCCCCTGCAAGTGATCGAGGGCCCACTGGGCATCGACCATCTCCTGAGAATGAAGGTCAACATTGACTGGGACAAGCAGGGGTACGAGGGCGTCGTCGAGAGCACCATTAAGAAATACAACTCGATGATCCACACGCAGTCCGCCGTGCACTGCATGGTCGAACTCGCTTCGCAGAACAAGATCGATCCCGCTAAGGTGATTTCCATTGAGGCTGAGGTTTTCCAACTCGCTTACGACTTCGCCGGCGGCGGCCTCTACGGCGTGGACAAATTCATCCGCACCAAGGAACAGGCGGATCACAGCCTGCCGTACCTGCTCGCTGTGGCGCTGCTGGATGGCGACGTGATGCCCGCGCAATTCCAGCCGGAGCGCATTGCGAGAGCTGACGTGCAGACATTGTTGAAGAAGGTTTCGGTCCGCCCGAACCAGGAATACACGGCTGAATATCCAGCGAAGATGCCTGCAAAGATCACCGTGCGGCTGCTGGACGGAAAAATCATCGAGCACGAAGTACAGGCCTATCCGGGACTCGCGTCCGAACCGTTCACATGGGAAGAATCCGTGGAGAAGTTCGATCGGCTCGTGGCCGGGCGTGCCGATGAAGCGCTTTGCGGCGAAATCAAGGACGCCGCACGGTCGGTGGAAAATATCCAGGTGAGGGACCTGACAAAGCTGCTTGGGGCCGTCAAAGCGAGCCAGCGCGGCGCCGCGTCATCCGGAAGTAGCAGATGA
- a CDS encoding AEC family transporter, whose protein sequence is MLDIILSALLPMVVTFLLGFVAARRHDFGSKDAPTLNRMVLHYAVPLALFAGTVTTSRAALSKDIPLVIALCAGIIGFYGVVFLFSRIVLRMQVSMSALAALTASAPAVPFVGPAVLGDLFGGLSAIPIALGGLVINLTVVPITILLLALNSTGREPTENTPAAQGGEQSESSPRSYLSVFAAKLVETVKEPIVWAPLIAFVIVLTGLHISQVIVHSLSLLGQASGGVALFACGIVLASGKIKVTWQILFFVFLKNVIQPALVLGGLRWLGYGSPVVSEAVLTTAIPTMPIVIMFALQYRIAQAEAASAVFFSMMGSVVTMGVFIALTR, encoded by the coding sequence GTGCTAGACATTATTTTGAGCGCACTCCTGCCAATGGTCGTCACGTTCCTGCTCGGTTTCGTGGCGGCGCGGCGACACGATTTTGGTTCGAAGGATGCCCCAACCCTGAATCGGATGGTGCTGCACTACGCCGTGCCCCTGGCGCTTTTTGCTGGAACCGTTACGACGTCACGCGCCGCACTCAGTAAGGACATCCCACTGGTGATCGCCTTGTGCGCGGGCATCATTGGATTCTATGGTGTGGTGTTTCTGTTCTCTCGTATCGTTCTTCGCATGCAAGTGAGCATGAGCGCACTCGCAGCGCTCACAGCCTCCGCGCCGGCGGTGCCGTTCGTGGGTCCAGCTGTGCTCGGCGATTTGTTCGGCGGGCTCAGCGCCATTCCGATCGCGCTCGGCGGTCTCGTCATTAACCTCACCGTCGTGCCAATCACGATTCTGCTTCTGGCGCTGAACTCGACCGGGAGAGAACCAACGGAAAACACTCCCGCTGCGCAGGGAGGAGAGCAATCGGAATCGTCTCCCAGGTCGTACCTTTCGGTATTCGCTGCCAAACTCGTGGAAACTGTCAAAGAACCGATCGTATGGGCACCTCTTATTGCTTTCGTTATCGTGCTCACTGGTCTTCACATTTCTCAAGTCATCGTCCACTCGCTTTCCCTGCTGGGCCAGGCATCCGGAGGCGTCGCGCTCTTTGCCTGCGGGATCGTGCTTGCATCCGGCAAAATCAAAGTCACCTGGCAGATCTTGTTTTTTGTATTCCTGAAAAACGTCATACAGCCCGCCCTGGTGCTCGGTGGTTTGCGATGGCTCGGCTATGGCAGTCCCGTCGTGAGCGAGGCGGTTCTTACGACGGCGATTCCGACCATGCCGATTGTGATTATGTTTGCTCTGCAGTATCGCATCGCGCAGGCGGAGGCCGCTTCCGCCGTGTTCTTCAGCATGATGGGCTCGGTCGTAACGATGGGGGTTTTCATCGCCCTAACACGATAG